ATCGAAGCGGCGTTCAAATGGATCACGGAGACCTTTGGAAAAGTTCATATCATCATAAATAATGCAGCGGCGCCCACGAAACCCGGCGAAACTTTGAGTCCTGCATTATCGCATGAAGAAATTACGCGAGCTATTAATACGAATCTCACGGGTTTGGTAATTTGCACTCGCGAAGCTTATAAATTGATGATGAATCACGACGAAAATGCTTATATTATCAACATGAATTCAGTTCGTGGCCATGTAAGCCCAATTGTTCAGATGAATTTCACGAGCGTTTATTCGGCAACGAAGTTCGCAGTGACAAATCACACGGAAACGATCAGACTCGATTTGGGACTTGCGGGAAATAAACGAATTCGAGTGACAAGTTTGAGTCCCGGGCTCGTAAGAACAGAGAGAGCGGAGAAAATTGCGGGTCCCTACAGTGACTTTTACGAGAAAACTGTGCATTTGATGCCCAAAGATGTCTCAGATGCGGTTTTATATTTGCTTTCGACGCCGCCGCATGTCAATGTgagtcgaaaaatttaattatttactaaacttttaataaaattttattttaaggtcTCGGAATTGACGATTGAACCAACAGGAGAGGTTTATTAAAGCGAAAATTGGCATGAAATCTGGTACTTGGAGTTCAAAACTGCGCCAAATCGATCAacgattaattttgatttgtttatgtttttcatttcagtctgaaaagttgcatttttttggTCTAAAACTATGTTACGGTGGTTGTTagtaaactttttcaatacttTAACAAGTGGTTTTTGTGCTTATACGACTAACTTAAACTATAAATGTGATTTTGTGTGATTATTAACaagtttttatgatgattgttgagaggaaaaatgttttaaatttgatatttgagcatttttttttaaatttttgaaaaatttgtcaaatttaggcaaaagtttattaaaattttataatttaagacaaaaatcttatgaaattttataatttaagacgaaataattattaaatttttaatttcagacaaaattttacccaaacaaatttataaaagttttcatttagagaaaattttaaaaaattttaagcaaaaatcaagatttttttacaaaacgttgtaaaattttatcaatttcaggtcaatttttgatttttattagaaatttcataaaaaaaattcacattcattttgataatttttttttaaatttcagtttttaaaaataaatttgttgatttgagggaaaaatttatcaaaatttttcattttcaaaaattttttaaaaaaattttaagaccttaaataaaaattttagaagttttaGACGAAAGttgatcaattaattaaattttgttaatttcatttaaaaaaaattattatttttttaaaattttcaaaaagaattatagaaatttatgcaatttaagataaaaattgaccaattaagacattttcaatcaaaaatcgaaaaaaaattgataatttgagtcaaaaaaaaactttttaaaatgatttttcaaaaaaatttctaaaatttgaaacatttttccttccaacatcagcaaaaaattcaaaaaaattacgacaGATCTTTTCCATATGAGTCCCATTATGAGAGCAGTGCACGATAGAAAGCAGTCAATTAGCACAGAAGCAAAAGAGGAATAAGTCAATCAACTTTTCATACCTGTCGTCATCGTAAGTTACTGTCATCGATTGCCGCCGAATAATTTGTTGCGCACTCAAACGATGTTCGCCAACTTGGAACAAATGCTCGCCCTCATCCGAAGCCGAAGCTGTGGCATATTGCTCATTATCTGACTCCGTATTAGCTGACTCGATATCCGATAATGCCGGATAAAGATGCCCTTCCTTCGGGGGAGCGACACGAATTCTCTTAACGTCTTCGAGCGTGGATTTTACTTCGGGAGAAATTGCGTCgtcacctaaaaaaaatttttttttgaaaaaatcgattgaaactgatgaaaaatgaaaaattttaccactTCTACGTTTATTCAAGCTCGATCCGGGACTGGAAAGATATCCCGCGGGCGGCAATGGAGGAGCACGAGGCACTGAACGACGTTCTGACGTAGGTTCTTTGTACTTGTGACGATTTAAGAGCAAATCCATTTCCTCTTCGCGCTGTTTTCGGATCTCCTGTGAGATTTTCGCCTCGGAAATTGTCGGGCCTTTCGACATTAAGTTAGCTACGGTGCTTAAAACGCCCAATCCGAGTCCTTTCATTTCGCGCGACGATGATCCATCGACTGTCGAAGTACTTTTTTGAACCGGAGTCGGCGCAATTTCCTCTTCTTCATcaattttcttgttaatttCGACGCGAGTTTGAACCGTAGTTGGTTTAATTGGCATGGATTTCGTTGCTTTGACGGGAGCTGCGAGCGTAATTGGTGCTTTTGGCACAGGAATGAACTCTTTATTCTTCTCAAAGATCGCCATGCGTTCCTTGAGTGACAATTCCGTGGGATCTTTGCCCATTATGGATTTCCGTTTGGGTTTATCGAACATCGCAGCACGTCCGGAGACGATTCCTTTGCTGGTTGAAGGAGCTGCTTTCTTTTCTGCGGCTTTTGGCATTTCACGTTGCTCGATATAACGTGATGCAACGGATTTTTTCGCATCGACATcgtctttttcatttttttgttcctttttttcatcgttaaATTCGTATACAAGTCGTTGATGTGTCGTATCGCGACGTTTGAATCCCTGTTGCTCCAAATTTGACATCACTTTCGAGTCCCATTCGAGGTTTTTGGTGCCTGCGCCGTATTTTGTGCGTGCATCTTCGCGTTGTTGTTCCgcatttttcgaagaaatgtCAGGAATTACGCGTCTCGGGCTCACAACGGGCTTCACGGGACTCACAAGAGGCTTTTTCGGGCTCGAAGTAGCCACATTTGGAGGCATTGGCGCTGCTTTCTTCTTACCGTAACTATCTTTGCGGGGACTTCCATTCGCATTTATCGTTTTGCGATGATGTTTGTAGTCCGGATGCGACGGATCGTCTTCCCAACTGTTGATTTCGCTCGCCAAAGCAGCTAAACGGGTGAATTTTGTGCGTGGGCGGGACGAATTTTCACTCAAACCTTCGTGAAATTTGTCCTCGTTGCGATGAATGGGCGACGAAATGTCTTTGTCGGCATATAAAGCGCCCAATCTTTGCAAATGCCCGC
The sequence above is drawn from the Culicoides brevitarsis isolate CSIRO-B50_1 chromosome 1, AGI_CSIRO_Cbre_v1, whole genome shotgun sequence genome and encodes:
- the LOC134827916 gene encoding farnesol dehydrogenase-like, yielding MDYWKDKIAVVTGASAGIGAQILTDLAKSGLIVIGLARRVEKIQEIAEANKPAKIFARECDISEVASIEAAFKWITETFGKVHIIINNAAAPTKPGETLSPALSHEEITRAINTNLTGLVICTREAYKLMMNHDENAYIINMNSVRGHVSPIVQMNFTSVYSATKFAVTNHTETIRLDLGLAGNKRIRVTSLSPGLVRTERAEKIAGPYSDFYEKTVHLMPKDVSDAVLYLLSTPPHVNVSELTIEPTGEVY